The proteins below come from a single Asanoa ferruginea genomic window:
- a CDS encoding M23 family metallopeptidase translates to MLLALPFRGTWRVRNSPARRVPSHGTHLFATTYAMDFIAVRDGRTAPTRDWRTLLATEPPDRFFAFGLPILAPAAGTVAAVHSGAPDHEARRSPLALAGYALTQASRAGGGAAAIAGNHVILAVEGGYVVLAHLRAGSVRVRVGDAVVAGQEVGLCGNSGNSTQPHLHLQAMDGLDPFAARGLPMEFRSYRVSGRPGIVDRGVPGESEIVEPG, encoded by the coding sequence ATGCTGCTCGCGCTGCCGTTCCGGGGCACCTGGCGGGTGCGCAACAGTCCCGCGCGGCGGGTGCCGAGCCACGGCACCCACCTGTTCGCGACGACGTACGCCATGGATTTCATCGCTGTTCGAGACGGCCGGACGGCACCGACGCGCGACTGGCGCACGCTGCTGGCCACCGAGCCACCGGACCGGTTCTTCGCCTTCGGCCTGCCGATCCTCGCGCCGGCCGCCGGCACCGTGGCGGCGGTGCATTCCGGCGCCCCCGACCACGAGGCACGCCGTTCACCGTTGGCGCTGGCGGGCTACGCGCTGACCCAGGCGTCCCGGGCCGGGGGCGGCGCGGCGGCGATCGCCGGCAACCACGTGATCCTCGCGGTCGAGGGCGGCTATGTCGTGCTCGCACACCTGCGGGCCGGTTCTGTCCGGGTGCGGGTGGGCGACGCGGTGGTGGCCGGCCAGGAGGTGGGGCTGTGCGGCAACTCCGGCAACTCGACCCAGCCACACCTGCACCTCCAGGCGATGGACGGGCTCGACCCCTTCGCCGCCCGCGGGTTGCCGATGGAGTTCCGGTCCTACCGCGTGTCGGGCCGGCCGGGCATCGTCGATCGAGGCGTCCCGGGGGAGTCGGAGATCGTGGAGCCGGGCTAG
- a CDS encoding class I SAM-dependent methyltransferase, producing MTADDWLADTRTSYDTVALSYAATMVDSIEGAPELRAALARFADLVHDAGGGPVLDAGCGPGHVTAHLHALGVDGFGVDLSPGMVDVARRDHPHLRFSVGSMTALDLADASVSGLLAFWSLVHVPDDAVPTIFAEFRRVLRPGGPLLVGFHAGTGSRLKTEGYGGHPMKVYVHRRQPDQVAGWLRDAGFTVIDEALPGIDPGILFARRPAI from the coding sequence GTGACTGCGGACGACTGGCTGGCGGACACCCGAACCTCCTACGACACCGTGGCGCTCAGCTACGCGGCGACGATGGTCGACTCGATCGAGGGCGCGCCGGAGTTGCGGGCGGCGCTGGCGCGATTCGCCGACCTGGTCCACGACGCGGGCGGCGGCCCGGTGCTCGACGCGGGCTGCGGCCCCGGCCACGTGACCGCACACCTGCACGCGCTCGGCGTCGACGGGTTCGGCGTCGACCTCTCGCCGGGAATGGTCGACGTGGCCAGGCGCGACCACCCGCACCTGCGGTTCTCGGTCGGCTCGATGACCGCGCTCGACCTCGCCGACGCGTCGGTGAGCGGGCTGCTGGCGTTCTGGTCGCTGGTGCACGTCCCGGACGACGCGGTGCCGACCATCTTCGCGGAGTTCCGGCGCGTGCTGCGGCCGGGCGGGCCGTTGCTGGTCGGGTTCCACGCCGGCACCGGGTCGCGCCTCAAGACCGAGGGCTACGGCGGACACCCGATGAAGGTGTACGTCCACCGCCGCCAACCCGACCAGGTCGCCGGCTGGCTGCGCGACGCGGGCTTCACGGTCATCGACGAGGCACTGCCCGGCATCGACCCGGGGATCCTGTTCGCCCGGCGGCCGGCCATATGA
- a CDS encoding LysE family translocator, translating to MPIHLPAFIATTWLLAMLPGVGQALILRQALDGGARRAWASIGGTCTGLLIWTTAAAAGLSAVLLANPHAYAAVRIAGGVLLGALGVSTLLALRRRTVAVAVATPGYRRAFAAGLATNLGNPKAGVFAISLLPQFLSAHGPVFLSSIALGALWALVTGAWYVLFTWIVNRGRTLVSRPAVHRGLQLVTGCVLLCLGTAVAAGI from the coding sequence ATGCCGATCCACCTCCCGGCGTTCATCGCCACCACCTGGTTGCTGGCGATGCTGCCCGGCGTCGGGCAGGCCCTCATCCTGCGGCAGGCCCTCGACGGCGGCGCCCGCCGGGCCTGGGCCAGCATCGGCGGCACCTGCACCGGGCTGCTGATCTGGACCACCGCCGCGGCCGCCGGGCTCTCCGCGGTGCTGCTGGCCAATCCGCACGCGTACGCGGCCGTCCGGATCGCCGGCGGTGTGCTGCTCGGCGCGCTGGGCGTGAGCACGCTGCTGGCGCTGCGCCGGCGCACCGTGGCCGTCGCCGTCGCGACGCCCGGCTATCGGCGGGCCTTCGCCGCCGGCCTGGCCACCAACCTCGGCAACCCCAAGGCCGGCGTGTTCGCCATCTCGCTGCTGCCGCAGTTCCTGTCGGCACACGGCCCGGTCTTCCTCTCCAGCATCGCCCTCGGCGCCCTGTGGGCCCTGGTCACCGGCGCCTGGTACGTGCTGTTCACCTGGATCGTCAACCGCGGCCGCACGCTGGTGTCGAGGCCCGCCGTCCACCGCGGCCTGCAACTGGTCACGGGCTGCGTGCTGCTCTGCCTCGGCACGGCGGTGGCGGCGGGGATCTAG